A stretch of the Lineus longissimus chromosome 12, tnLinLong1.2, whole genome shotgun sequence genome encodes the following:
- the LOC135496675 gene encoding trichohyalin-like isoform X2 — MMASGYTHISYGNRPREDQEPQTDPGKVNRGGGIPGTPPVPQRPRQPPGYHVDGVCRDWMVHEDAGLAYRLQEEEKDKHYGNNRWNRKTTREDIINAKIVQHEEELRQQEEKMREIEQKRRVADDDARMAHEEQQKLQDEEARNRLQAMDDERIAHQVMEHIMIEESERQKEQETEDERIARLLQEKEERRYERYKEKKQERELARERRRIEKSIAQQSQDVQQPSPEYDEEIDGRYGDVSHDSRGSGPSLSSETASEMVRDSDGRLEDVGDFSDFFIPPSDEMDESQAKELQENQDMELARLLQEQEHKRGGKPNVDKLKLLEQKDAELARVIQEQEKLKLRKLKNKLKQMSVHERNLYERDHPPRPPDRSLSVSETTATHHSNNSNHSSSDDQADQQPPIPARLYTERPLQNAQVGHQRAGSEDDASPLAQHIKERDQEIRIRNLDSHWQPPLDQAPPSYPSQPRTPSSGGSDDALPPFTSRNTQAASAEDDTVPSPGGFTTTFNIAAAIDPTYNRRSKHVPPGMEPEFRTGLNRGHSMPPPPEEKNGPTPAVITHHTGNASGSALPDFDYSDDEYDDEAPPMPVQGQRRLQKGRKSKNGAVGPGDRSRSSCKQQ, encoded by the exons TGTGTCGTGATTGGATGGTCCATGAAGATGCAGGCCTCGCGTATAGACTACAGGAAGAGGAAA AAGACAAACACTATGGCAACAATCGTTGGAATCGCAAGACGACGCGGGAGGACATCATCAATGCCAAGATCGTCCAGCACGAGGAGGAGTTACGTCaacaggaggagaagatgaggGAGATCGAGCAGAAACGCAGAGT AGCAGACGATGATGCCCGCATGGCTCATGAGGAACAACAGAAACTTCAAGATGAGGAAGCCCGGAATAGGCTACA GGCCATGGATGATGAGAGAATCGCCCATCAGGTGATGGAGCACATCATGATTGAAGAGTCGGAACGACAGAAGGAACAGGAAACAGAAGATGAG CGAATAGCGCGGTTATTACAAGAGAAAGAAGAGCGGCGATACGAGCGTTACAAGGAGAAGAAACAGGAGCGCGAGTTGGCACGGGAACGGCGCAGGATAGAAAAGTCAATCGCACAACAATCGCAAGATGTGCAACAACCATCACCAGAGTATGATGAAG aaatagATGGTCGCTATGGAGATGTGTCACATGATAGCCGTGGCTCAGGACCAAG tCTCTCGTCAGAAACAGCCTCTGAAAT GGTGCGCGATTCTGATGGTCGTCTAGAAGATGTGGGTGACTTCTCTGATTTCTTTATTCCACCGTCGGATGAGATGGATGAAAGTCAGGCGAAGGAGTTGCAGGAAAACCAGGACATGGAGCTGGCACGGTTACTGCAGGAACAGGAACATAAA CGTGGTGGCAAGCCAAATGTCGACAAACTGAAACTACTCGAACAGAAGGATGCAGAACTCGCACGGGTAAtccaagaacaagaaaaattaAAACTTAGAAAActcaaaaataaattgaaaCAAATGTCAGTGCATGAAAGAAATTTATATGAACGG GACCACCCGCCCCGCCCTCCAGACCGGTCGCTAAGCGTGTCAGAAACCACGGCAACCCATCATAGCAACAATTCCAATCACAGCTCTAGTGATGACCAGGCAGACCAACAGCCGCCTATTCCCGCTCGCTTGTACACTGAGCGACCATTACAGAATGCCCAagttggccaccagagggcagGATCGGAGGATGATGCATCACCCCTTGCACAACATATCAAGGAACGTGATCAGGAAATACGCATACGGAATCTTGATTCTCATTGGCAGCCTCCACTTGATCAGGCGCCACCGTCATATCCAAGTCAACCACGGACGCCCTCTAGTGGTGGGAGTGATGATGCGCTGCCACCGTTTACCAG TCGGAATACGCAAGCCGCCTCCGCAGAAGATGATACTGTGCCCAGCCCTGGTGGGTTCACCACAACATTCAACATCGCTGCTGCCATAGACCCTACTTATAACAGGAGAAGTAAACATGTCCCCCCAGGCATGGAACCGGAGTTCAGGACGGGGTTGAATAGAGGCCATTCAATGCCTCCTCCACCTG AAGAAAAGAACGGCCCGACGCCCGCCGTCATAACGCACCATACCGGTAATGCGTCTGGTTCAGCTCTGCCAGACTTCGATTACAGCGATGATGAGTATGATGATGAAGCGCCACCTATGCCAGTGCAAGGTCAACGAAGATTACAGAAAGGACGCAAGTCAAAGAATGGTGCAGTTGGTCCTGGGGATAGGTCGAGGTCAAGTTGTAAACAGCAATAA